From Sphingopyxis sp. USTB-05, the proteins below share one genomic window:
- a CDS encoding helix-turn-helix transcriptional regulator: MNNKLKVLRAMRNWSQAELADRLDVSRQAVNAIETGKYDPSLPLAFKLARLFDMPIEEIFDDGHEGNDND, encoded by the coding sequence ATGAACAACAAGTTGAAAGTGCTGCGCGCGATGCGGAACTGGAGCCAGGCGGAGCTTGCCGACCGGCTCGATGTCTCGCGGCAGGCGGTGAATGCGATCGAAACGGGGAAATATGACCCGTCGCTGCCGCTCGCCTTCAAGCTCGCGCGCCTGTTCGACATGCCGATCGAGGAAATCTTCGACGACGGCCACGAAGGAAATGACAATGACTGA
- a CDS encoding CAP domain-containing protein, translated as MTKPSFLVAAGVLVFFGVSAAATAQSRFEEGVFTELNRFRSDPAAYTDYLRDYRPRFEGKLLVAEDDSEIDIMTREGVVAVDEAISDLGREKPLPTLEWSDALSRAAADHVAIQSRSGEVGHYTKGRGPGERMKARGGGPYVNEVITYGHHTPEGVVDQLLIDDGVPDRGHRHSLLRSTHRYAGVACGSHPVHRTMCVILMSQTRDGSPPPPPQRKSP; from the coding sequence ATGACGAAACCCAGCTTCCTTGTTGCCGCCGGCGTTCTTGTGTTTTTCGGCGTATCCGCCGCGGCCACCGCACAGAGCCGTTTCGAAGAGGGCGTCTTCACCGAACTCAACCGCTTTCGGAGCGACCCGGCTGCCTATACCGACTATCTGCGCGACTATCGTCCGCGCTTCGAGGGCAAGCTGCTGGTCGCTGAAGACGATAGCGAGATCGACATCATGACGCGCGAAGGTGTTGTCGCAGTCGATGAGGCGATCAGCGACCTCGGCCGCGAAAAGCCGCTGCCGACGCTGGAATGGAGCGACGCGTTGTCGCGCGCCGCGGCCGATCATGTCGCGATCCAGTCACGGTCGGGGGAGGTAGGCCACTATACGAAGGGGCGCGGCCCCGGCGAGCGCATGAAGGCGCGCGGCGGCGGGCCTTATGTGAACGAAGTCATCACCTACGGCCATCACACACCCGAAGGCGTGGTCGACCAGTTGCTGATCGACGACGGGGTTCCCGATCGCGGGCACCGCCACAGCCTGCTGCGTTCGACACACCGCTATGCCGGCGTTGCATGCGGCTCGCATCCCGTGCACCGGACGATGTGCGTCATCTTGATGTCGCAGACGCGCGACGGATCGCCGCCGCCGCCTCCACAAAGAAAATCGCCCTGA
- a CDS encoding UrcA family protein: MMTRTLILALSLTAVAMPATAQAKDETAVVRIDDLNLARAADRDQLNTRLKSAARSVCDNRTRGAAENGRRAVCVSAALAQAESHAQRAIARAQGGTQLALLMVSAAR, encoded by the coding sequence ATGATGACCCGCACGCTGATCCTCGCCCTCTCGCTCACCGCGGTCGCAATGCCCGCCACAGCGCAGGCCAAAGACGAGACGGCCGTCGTTCGTATCGACGACCTTAATCTGGCTCGCGCCGCGGATCGCGACCAGTTGAACACCCGCCTGAAAAGCGCCGCGCGCAGCGTCTGCGACAACCGGACTCGCGGCGCCGCAGAAAACGGCCGCCGCGCGGTATGTGTGTCCGCAGCGTTGGCACAGGCCGAAAGCCACGCCCAGCGCGCGATCGCTCGGGCGCAAGGCGGCACGCAGCTTGCGCTGCTGATGGTCAGCGCCGCTCGATAA
- the pth gene encoding aminoacyl-tRNA hydrolase, which produces MQLWVGLGNPGPQYAMHRHNVGFMAADVIADLYDFPAPAKKFQGWVQEGRIGSQRILLLKPGTFMNESGRSVRAALDFYKLTAQDVTAFYDELDLAPMKVKVKQGGGAAGHNGIRSMIQHIGEDFRRVRIGIGHPGHKDRVTGHVLGNYHKSEMEPLIDLLGAIAAEAKWLADGDDVRFQSDLALRLQA; this is translated from the coding sequence ATGCAGCTCTGGGTCGGCCTCGGAAATCCCGGGCCCCAATATGCGATGCACCGTCACAATGTCGGCTTCATGGCCGCGGACGTCATCGCCGACCTTTATGACTTTCCCGCGCCAGCCAAGAAGTTTCAGGGCTGGGTCCAGGAAGGCCGTATCGGATCGCAGCGCATCCTGCTGCTGAAACCCGGCACCTTCATGAACGAAAGCGGTCGTAGCGTGCGCGCCGCGCTCGATTTCTATAAATTGACCGCGCAGGACGTCACCGCCTTTTACGACGAGCTCGACCTCGCGCCGATGAAGGTCAAGGTGAAGCAAGGCGGTGGGGCCGCCGGCCACAATGGCATTCGCAGTATGATCCAGCATATCGGCGAGGATTTCCGCCGCGTGCGCATCGGTATCGGTCATCCGGGCCACAAGGACCGCGTCACCGGTCATGTGCTCGGCAATTATCACAAAAGCGAAATGGAACCGCTGATCGACCTTTTGGGTGCGATCGCTGCCGAAGCGAAGTGGCTCGCCGACGGCGACGATGTTCGCTTCCAGAGCGACCTCGCGCTGCGCCTGCAGGCGTGA
- the glyS gene encoding glycine--tRNA ligase subunit beta gives MTDFLLELRSEEIPARMQAGARAELEKLFRAQLSAAGLEAADLTIWSTPRRLALIAKSLPEATAAVSEELKGPRSSAPPQALEGFLRKTGLTQDQLEDRDGVYFAVIDKPGRATADVLAEAIPAIVRAFAWPKSMRWGKESASSESLRWVRPLSGIVAIFGEELIACEVSGISAGFATRGHRFHCPGEITIGSASDYAEKLRACHVIVDHEERQSIIRDGAAKSAADAALTLVEDEGLVIENAGLTEWPVPLLGRFDEAFLEVPPEVIQLTARVNQKYFVVNDAAGKLANGFVCTANIDAVDGGAEIVAGNRKVLAARLSDARFFWDQDRKTRLEDHAKKLNRITFHEKLGTVADKVERVAKLAELLASEGIVPNCDPALARQAAELAKADLVTEMVGEFPELQGLMGGYYARAEGLPDAISNAIRDHYKPVGQGDDVPTAPVTVAVALADKLDTLRSFFSIDEKPTGSKDPFALRRAALGVIRTLTENGLRFAVADGELLDFFADRLKVQQREAGVRHDLIDAVFALGGEDDLVRLLARVKALQAFMATEDGTNLFAGYKRAANILKQAGEVSGAAAVTPPTDADAILLKALDAAEPAASAAVADERFTDAMAALASLRAPIDAFFDGVMVNDPDEAIRAYRLGLLARFTGAVHGVADFSKIEG, from the coding sequence ATGACCGATTTTCTTCTTGAACTGCGCAGCGAGGAAATTCCGGCGCGGATGCAGGCTGGCGCGCGCGCCGAGCTTGAAAAGCTGTTCCGGGCGCAATTGTCGGCCGCGGGACTGGAAGCGGCCGATCTCACCATCTGGTCGACCCCGCGCCGCCTTGCGCTGATCGCCAAGAGCCTTCCCGAAGCAACCGCCGCGGTCAGCGAGGAACTCAAGGGCCCGCGCAGCAGCGCGCCGCCGCAGGCGCTCGAAGGCTTTCTGCGCAAAACCGGCCTGACGCAGGACCAGCTTGAGGACCGCGACGGCGTCTATTTCGCCGTGATCGACAAGCCCGGCCGGGCAACCGCCGACGTGCTTGCCGAAGCGATCCCCGCGATCGTCCGCGCCTTCGCCTGGCCCAAGTCGATGCGCTGGGGCAAGGAAAGCGCGAGCAGCGAAAGCCTGCGCTGGGTGCGCCCACTTTCGGGCATCGTCGCGATCTTTGGCGAAGAGCTGATCGCGTGTGAAGTTAGCGGGATTTCCGCGGGTTTCGCGACGCGCGGTCATCGCTTCCACTGCCCGGGCGAGATCACGATCGGCTCGGCATCCGACTATGCCGAGAAGCTGCGCGCGTGCCATGTCATCGTCGATCATGAGGAACGCCAGTCGATCATCCGCGACGGCGCCGCCAAATCCGCGGCCGACGCCGCGCTGACGCTGGTCGAGGATGAGGGACTGGTGATCGAGAATGCCGGCCTGACCGAATGGCCGGTGCCGTTGCTCGGCCGCTTCGATGAAGCGTTTCTGGAAGTGCCGCCCGAGGTCATTCAGCTCACGGCGCGCGTGAACCAGAAATATTTCGTCGTGAACGACGCGGCGGGCAAGCTGGCGAACGGCTTCGTCTGCACTGCGAACATCGACGCGGTCGACGGCGGCGCAGAGATCGTTGCGGGCAATCGCAAGGTTCTGGCGGCGCGGTTATCGGATGCGCGTTTCTTCTGGGATCAGGATCGCAAGACTAGGCTCGAAGATCACGCCAAAAAGCTCAACCGCATCACCTTCCACGAAAAGCTCGGCACCGTTGCCGACAAGGTCGAACGCGTCGCGAAGCTCGCCGAATTGCTGGCGAGCGAAGGCATCGTCCCCAACTGCGACCCCGCGCTAGCGCGACAGGCCGCAGAACTCGCGAAGGCCGACCTCGTCACCGAAATGGTCGGCGAATTCCCAGAACTACAGGGGCTGATGGGCGGCTATTACGCCCGCGCCGAAGGCCTGCCTGACGCCATCTCCAACGCGATCCGCGACCATTACAAACCGGTCGGACAGGGCGATGATGTGCCGACGGCGCCGGTAACGGTGGCTGTGGCGCTTGCGGACAAGCTGGATACGCTGCGCAGCTTCTTTTCGATCGATGAAAAGCCCACAGGGTCGAAGGATCCGTTCGCTCTTCGCCGAGCGGCGCTGGGCGTCATCCGGACCCTGACCGAAAATGGGCTGCGCTTTGCGGTCGCTGACGGCGAACTGCTCGACTTCTTCGCCGACCGCCTCAAGGTCCAGCAGCGTGAAGCCGGCGTCCGCCACGACCTGATCGACGCGGTGTTTGCGCTCGGGGGCGAAGACGATCTCGTCCGCCTGCTCGCTCGCGTGAAAGCGCTTCAGGCGTTCATGGCGACCGAGGACGGCACCAACCTGTTCGCGGGTTACAAGCGCGCGGCGAATATCCTGAAGCAGGCAGGCGAGGTGAGCGGCGCCGCCGCTGTGACGCCGCCGACCGATGCCGACGCGATCTTGCTCAAGGCCCTCGACGCGGCCGAACCCGCAGCCTCTGCGGCCGTCGCCGACGAACGCTTTACCGATGCCATGGCCGCGCTGGCCAGCCTCCGCGCTCCAATCGATGCCTTTTTCGATGGCGTGATGGTCAACGATCCCGACGAAGCAATCCGCGCCTATCGCCTCGGATTGCTCGCCCGATTTACCGGCGCGGTGCATGGCGTGGCCGATTTCTCGAAGATCGAGGGCTGA
- a CDS encoding GNAT family acetyltransferase — translation MIATRTATVADRDAVVAIWEACGLTRPWNDPGADFLRALGHNASTVILAERDTRIIGTAMTGFDGHRGWIYYLGVAPDQQGQGIARQLLDASCEWLRLRGCPKVELMLRDGNPAAGLYEHLGWEPQDVRVFARWLAGEDGRN, via the coding sequence GTGATCGCGACGCGCACTGCGACCGTCGCCGACCGCGATGCGGTCGTCGCAATCTGGGAAGCATGCGGCCTGACGCGGCCCTGGAACGACCCCGGAGCGGACTTCCTTCGCGCGCTGGGTCATAATGCGTCGACCGTCATCCTCGCCGAGCGCGATACGCGCATTATTGGCACCGCCATGACGGGTTTCGACGGGCACCGGGGATGGATCTATTATCTGGGCGTCGCCCCGGACCAACAGGGTCAGGGTATCGCGCGCCAGTTGCTCGACGCTTCATGCGAATGGCTGCGGCTGCGTGGCTGCCCAAAGGTCGAACTGATGCTGCGCGACGGCAACCCCGCAGCGGGCCTTTACGAGCATCTTGGCTGGGAACCGCAGGACGTCCGCGTCTTCGCCCGATGGCTCGCTGGTGAAGATGGGCGTAACTGA
- a CDS encoding glycine--tRNA ligase subunit alpha, with protein sequence MILTLHAYWAARGCAILQPYDMRVGAGTFHPSTTLRSLGPEPWNVAYVQPSRRPTDGRYGENPNRLQHYYQYQVILKPSPADLQEQYLGSLAAIGIDPLLHDIRFVEDDWESPTLGAWGLGWEVWCDGMEVTQFTYFQQMGGFDCKPVAGELTYGLERLAMYIQNVDNVYDLRFSDAVGDVAAVSYGDVFLENEKQFSKWNFEVADTDTLFAGFKAAEAECQRAIAANVPLAAYDQAIEASHLFNLLQARGVISVQERANYMARVRDLAKGSCKAWIDSQSERWTAKYPGWTL encoded by the coding sequence ATGATCCTGACGCTGCACGCCTATTGGGCGGCGCGCGGTTGCGCGATTCTACAACCTTATGACATGCGCGTGGGGGCGGGGACTTTTCACCCGTCGACAACGCTGCGCAGCCTCGGCCCCGAGCCGTGGAACGTCGCCTATGTCCAGCCGAGCCGCCGTCCGACCGATGGCCGCTATGGCGAGAACCCGAACCGGCTCCAGCATTATTACCAATATCAGGTGATTTTGAAGCCGTCGCCCGCCGACCTGCAGGAACAATATCTGGGCAGCCTTGCCGCGATCGGCATCGATCCGCTTCTCCACGATATCCGCTTCGTCGAGGACGATTGGGAATCGCCGACGCTTGGCGCATGGGGTTTGGGCTGGGAAGTCTGGTGCGACGGGATGGAAGTCACCCAGTTTACCTATTTTCAGCAGATGGGCGGCTTCGACTGCAAGCCCGTCGCGGGCGAGCTCACTTACGGGCTCGAACGGCTGGCCATGTATATTCAGAATGTCGATAATGTGTACGACCTGCGCTTTTCCGACGCGGTCGGCGATGTCGCGGCGGTCAGCTATGGCGATGTGTTCCTGGAGAATGAAAAGCAGTTCTCGAAATGGAATTTCGAGGTCGCCGACACCGATACCTTGTTCGCGGGCTTCAAGGCGGCCGAAGCCGAATGTCAGCGCGCGATTGCGGCGAATGTCCCGCTCGCCGCTTATGATCAGGCGATCGAGGCGAGCCACCTCTTCAACCTGCTCCAGGCGCGCGGCGTGATCAGCGTGCAGGAACGCGCCAATTATATGGCGCGCGTCCGCGACCTCGCGAAGGGTAGCTGCAAGGCGTGGATCGACAGCCAGTCCGAACGCTGGACCGCCAAATATCCGGGGTGGACGCTGTGA
- a CDS encoding TraB/GumN family protein, giving the protein MKTWFKTLTAGCAIAALTPVAVFSVHAAEPATAAATPTTDADPALWVVKDDDTTIYLFGTVHVLKPGLGWFDEAVKAAFDKSDELMLEMVMPEDQAAMAKEMMPLAMDQSGKTLSSRLDAEQLKAYQAALASLGIAPAQFDLFEPWFAAMTLSVLPVTKLGYDPEQGVEKLLTSSAKKAGKPIAGFETLNQQLGYFDTLPESQQISFLNSVVSDLDKLGPQLDKMVVQWAKGDPEGLAVTMNESLAKTPELAKVLLWDRNARWADQLKARMDQPGTVFVAVGAGHLAGEKSVQDYLKANGLIAKRVKY; this is encoded by the coding sequence ATGAAGACCTGGTTCAAGACGCTTACCGCAGGATGCGCGATCGCCGCGCTGACCCCGGTTGCGGTTTTTTCCGTCCACGCCGCCGAACCCGCGACGGCAGCGGCTACGCCGACGACCGACGCCGACCCCGCGCTGTGGGTCGTCAAGGACGATGACACGACGATCTATCTCTTCGGAACGGTCCACGTTCTGAAACCCGGCCTCGGCTGGTTCGACGAAGCGGTGAAGGCAGCCTTCGACAAGTCCGATGAACTGATGCTCGAAATGGTGATGCCCGAGGATCAGGCGGCGATGGCAAAGGAAATGATGCCGCTGGCGATGGACCAGAGCGGCAAGACACTCTCCTCCCGCCTCGATGCCGAACAGCTCAAGGCTTATCAGGCCGCGCTCGCGAGCCTTGGGATAGCGCCGGCGCAGTTCGATTTGTTCGAGCCTTGGTTTGCCGCAATGACCCTGTCGGTGCTGCCCGTCACCAAACTCGGTTACGACCCCGAACAGGGCGTCGAAAAACTTCTGACGAGCTCCGCCAAGAAGGCCGGCAAGCCGATTGCGGGCTTCGAAACGCTGAACCAGCAACTCGGCTATTTCGATACACTTCCCGAAAGCCAGCAGATCAGCTTTCTGAATTCGGTTGTCAGTGATCTCGACAAGCTGGGGCCGCAGCTCGACAAGATGGTCGTGCAATGGGCGAAGGGCGATCCCGAGGGGCTCGCGGTGACGATGAACGAAAGCCTGGCCAAGACGCCTGAACTCGCCAAGGTGCTGCTTTGGGATCGCAATGCGCGGTGGGCCGATCAGTTGAAGGCGCGGATGGATCAGCCCGGCACGGTGTTCGTCGCCGTTGGAGCAGGCCATCTCGCGGGCGAGAAGAGCGTCCAGGATTACCTCAAGGCAAATGGGCTCATCGCCAAGCGGGTCAAATATTGA
- a CDS encoding serine hydrolase — MRVAKLGWLLPLLMPTPAAAKSIPDREAIARTAQKAMSATGARGLAIATIDRGKVVSVQAFGERNAKGDPLTPHTIMYGASLTKAVFAYSVLRLVDEGKVDLDKPIAGMLTKPLPDYGNLDAYGNWGDLAGDDRWRTITPRIVLNHSTGFANFHFLEPDEKLRIHFDPGSRYGYSGEGIMLLQFGIEKGLGLDAGKEIQRLVFDPLKMPNSSLVWRPDFAANLADGWEIDGKAVPHDERGRVRAAGSMDTTISDLANFAAALVSGQGLSKASRNELLRPGLAIRSRSQFPTLDGDAPAGEQPTGVASSVGLITFTGPQGAAFFRGGHNDSTGNTLVCLEKGQRCVLIMSNDVRAEAAFPMIVRDILGETGAPWRWIFGDMKFV; from the coding sequence ATGCGCGTTGCGAAACTTGGCTGGTTGCTGCCGTTACTGATGCCGACACCCGCAGCGGCCAAATCTATCCCCGACCGAGAGGCTATTGCCAGGACTGCGCAAAAGGCGATGAGCGCGACCGGCGCACGCGGCCTCGCGATCGCGACGATCGACAGGGGCAAGGTCGTCTCGGTGCAGGCGTTCGGCGAGCGCAACGCCAAAGGTGACCCGCTCACACCTCATACGATCATGTATGGCGCGTCCCTGACCAAGGCGGTCTTTGCCTATAGCGTGCTGCGGCTGGTCGACGAGGGCAAGGTCGATCTCGACAAGCCGATTGCAGGCATGTTGACGAAACCGCTTCCCGACTATGGCAATCTCGACGCCTATGGCAATTGGGGCGACCTTGCGGGCGACGATCGGTGGCGGACGATCACGCCGCGCATCGTGTTGAACCACAGCACCGGTTTTGCGAATTTCCATTTCCTCGAACCCGATGAAAAGCTGCGCATCCATTTCGACCCCGGCAGCCGCTATGGCTATTCGGGTGAAGGTATCATGCTGCTTCAGTTCGGCATCGAGAAGGGGCTCGGCCTCGACGCGGGCAAGGAAATCCAGCGGCTTGTATTCGATCCGCTGAAAATGCCGAACAGCAGCCTCGTCTGGCGCCCCGATTTCGCGGCCAATCTGGCCGATGGCTGGGAGATCGACGGCAAAGCGGTGCCGCATGACGAGCGCGGCCGCGTTCGGGCGGCCGGGTCGATGGATACGACGATTTCCGATCTGGCCAATTTCGCGGCGGCACTGGTGTCGGGGCAGGGGCTGTCGAAGGCGTCGCGCAATGAACTTTTGCGGCCGGGCCTTGCCATCCGCTCGCGATCCCAATTCCCGACGCTGGACGGGGACGCCCCGGCGGGAGAGCAGCCGACGGGCGTCGCATCGAGCGTCGGCTTGATCACTTTTACCGGACCGCAGGGTGCCGCCTTCTTCCGCGGCGGGCACAATGATTCGACGGGCAACACCCTCGTCTGCCTTGAAAAGGGTCAGCGCTGCGTGCTGATCATGTCGAACGACGTTCGCGCCGAGGCGGCGTTTCCGATGATCGTGCGCGATATATTGGGTGAAACCGGTGCGCCGTGGCGCTGGATCTTCGGCGATATGAAATTCGTATGA
- a CDS encoding PhoX family phosphatase, translating into MSHLTDEARAPFRGETDGLPGPDSLEAIVAQNPTRRTLLRNGLFGLSILPVMALAACDDTSGDPTVTLPPNPTPTPTPTPTPPPSFAASFAAVAANQNDAVTVPAGYTVDVLLKAGDSVEAGAPYTGSFPTPAIAEKWAGGNHDGMEYFAFPGVDANNRGLLAMNYEYPDFNILMAGTYNAATATADQKAIALSAVGIGVVEIAKGSDGKWAVQAGSTYNRRYTGNSSYRPSGPAASRLSSSIKGMLNNCSSGRTPWDTYLTCEETMDNYFDPTQPTTDYGWVVEIDPRRELAQPTKRTAMGRFNHENVAYMTNSANRVAFYMGDDTTPGCIYKFIPAQAYSTTNRAANTDLLDNGTLYVARFNADGTGEWRALIAGQNGLTAAASDPGNVSQSTTPPTPTIVNFNNQADVLLNCQSAARVAGGTVMDRPEWLTVAPDNKAVYCTLTNNSGRRVVDPANPRVTNLHGHIIKFREEGDSPLATKFTWEIFLTAGDPSLSAGGSNLVGNIVGDTFSSPDGLRIDPQGRMWVQTDHSVPGNSGVAGRTIDQAFGHNAMFYVDQVSKQSKRFLVGPLGCEITGLAYTPDLRTFFVNIQHPTGNWPVAGQQPRSSTIVVRRTDNQPVGN; encoded by the coding sequence TTGTCACATCTTACCGACGAAGCCCGCGCGCCTTTTCGCGGCGAAACTGACGGCCTGCCGGGGCCGGACAGTCTCGAGGCCATCGTTGCCCAAAATCCGACGCGCCGTACGCTGCTGAGAAACGGCCTGTTCGGCTTGTCGATCCTCCCCGTCATGGCCCTCGCCGCTTGCGATGACACCAGCGGCGATCCGACCGTCACCCTTCCGCCCAACCCGACCCCGACGCCGACCCCCACGCCGACCCCGCCGCCGAGCTTTGCAGCCAGCTTCGCCGCGGTCGCTGCGAACCAGAACGACGCCGTGACCGTGCCTGCGGGCTACACTGTCGACGTGCTGCTGAAAGCGGGCGATTCGGTCGAGGCGGGTGCGCCCTATACCGGCAGCTTCCCGACCCCCGCGATTGCCGAGAAATGGGCCGGCGGCAATCACGACGGCATGGAATATTTCGCTTTTCCGGGCGTCGACGCGAACAACCGCGGCCTCTTGGCGATGAACTATGAATATCCCGACTTCAACATCCTGATGGCAGGCACGTACAACGCGGCAACCGCGACCGCCGACCAGAAGGCGATCGCACTCTCGGCCGTCGGCATCGGCGTCGTCGAAATCGCCAAGGGCAGCGACGGAAAATGGGCGGTCCAGGCCGGATCGACCTATAACCGCCGCTATACGGGCAACAGCAGCTATCGCCCGAGCGGCCCGGCCGCCAGCCGGCTGTCGTCCTCGATCAAGGGAATGCTCAACAATTGTTCGAGCGGCCGCACGCCGTGGGACACCTATCTCACCTGTGAAGAGACGATGGACAATTATTTCGACCCGACGCAGCCGACCACGGACTATGGCTGGGTTGTCGAGATCGACCCGCGGCGCGAACTGGCGCAGCCGACGAAGCGTACCGCGATGGGCCGCTTCAACCACGAAAATGTGGCCTATATGACGAACAGCGCCAATCGCGTCGCATTCTACATGGGCGACGACACCACGCCGGGCTGCATCTATAAGTTCATCCCTGCCCAGGCGTACAGCACGACGAACCGCGCAGCGAATACCGACCTGCTCGACAATGGCACGCTCTATGTCGCGCGGTTCAATGCCGACGGCACGGGCGAATGGCGCGCGCTGATCGCCGGGCAGAACGGCCTGACCGCAGCCGCGTCGGATCCGGGCAACGTCAGCCAGAGCACGACGCCGCCCACCCCGACGATCGTCAATTTCAACAACCAGGCCGATGTGCTGCTCAACTGCCAGTCGGCAGCGCGCGTCGCAGGCGGCACCGTGATGGATCGCCCCGAATGGCTGACCGTCGCTCCCGACAACAAGGCGGTCTATTGCACGCTGACCAACAATAGCGGCCGCCGCGTCGTCGACCCCGCCAACCCGCGTGTCACCAACCTGCACGGGCACATCATCAAGTTCCGTGAAGAAGGCGATTCGCCGCTGGCCACCAAATTTACATGGGAAATCTTCCTGACCGCTGGCGACCCGTCGCTTTCGGCTGGCGGCAGCAATCTGGTCGGCAACATCGTCGGCGACACCTTTTCCAGCCCCGACGGTCTCCGCATAGACCCGCAGGGCCGTATGTGGGTGCAGACCGACCACAGCGTCCCGGGCAATTCGGGCGTGGCTGGCAGAACGATCGATCAGGCCTTTGGCCACAATGCGATGTTCTATGTCGATCAGGTGAGCAAGCAGTCGAAGCGCTTCCTCGTCGGACCGCTCGGCTGCGAGATCACGGGCCTTGCTTATACGCCCGACCTGCGCACCTTCTTCGTCAACATCCAGCACCCGACCGGAAACTGGCCGGTTGCCGGACAGCAACCGCGCTCGTCGACGATCGTCGTGCGGCGGACCGACAATCAGCCTGTCGGGAATTGA
- a CDS encoding 50S ribosomal protein L25/general stress protein Ctc, which translates to MSDQLTLTAETRERGGKGASRDLRRNGRVPAVVYGGKEEPLMIHVEEKLLMKQLMTGHFMNSVVMIDVGGKTIRTLPKDVAFHPVKDRPIHADFLRISKDAKVTVAVPVVFANEEASPGLKRGGVLNIVRHELEIACDADKIPDEITIDVTGFDVGDSIHISNVTLPKGSESAITDRDFTIATIVAPSALKSSDGDTTKDEGEAAEGGDEA; encoded by the coding sequence ATGAGCGATCAGCTGACGCTGACGGCCGAGACGCGCGAACGCGGAGGCAAGGGAGCCTCGCGTGACCTGCGTCGTAATGGCCGCGTCCCCGCCGTTGTCTATGGCGGCAAAGAAGAACCCCTGATGATCCACGTCGAAGAAAAGCTGCTGATGAAGCAGCTCATGACGGGTCATTTCATGAACTCGGTCGTGATGATCGACGTGGGTGGCAAGACCATCCGCACCCTGCCCAAGGACGTCGCTTTCCACCCGGTCAAGGATCGTCCGATCCACGCCGATTTCCTCCGCATCTCGAAGGACGCCAAGGTCACCGTGGCGGTTCCCGTCGTGTTCGCGAACGAAGAAGCCTCGCCGGGCCTGAAGCGCGGCGGTGTGCTGAACATCGTCCGTCACGAGCTGGAAATCGCCTGTGACGCGGACAAGATTCCTGACGAGATCACGATCGACGTCACCGGTTTCGACGTCGGCGATTCGATCCACATCAGCAACGTCACCCTTCCCAAGGGCAGCGAAAGCGCGATCACCGATCGCGACTTCACCATCGCCACCATCGTCGCCCCGTCGGCGCTCAAGTCGAGCGACGGCGACACGACGAAGGACGAAGGCGAAGCTGCCGAAGGCGGCGACGAAGCCTAA
- a CDS encoding TraB/GumN family protein: MALLPCLLAACGTADPAQQARPAMWLVADEDTQIYMLGAMHALPRGTDWDGGKVADAIAAADELVMELSPAELANAGAVFQTLAPRTEPLAMAKRLPPEALAGYRALEAAGGDFGGDALDDWAVMVMMGQRVAQKAELDSSNGVETRLTARFKDARKRIGGLETAQEQIMFFETLDPATQRTLLTRAAEKAGNAVKDVGALTTAWGRGDVAALERVINEDVDAVPAARKAILTDRNRRWSLWVQKRLEQPGTVLMAVGAGHLVGSDGVPAMLEAEGLKVTRVQ; this comes from the coding sequence GTGGCCCTTTTGCCGTGCCTGCTCGCCGCATGCGGTACCGCAGACCCGGCACAACAGGCGCGTCCCGCAATGTGGCTGGTCGCCGACGAGGACACGCAAATCTATATGCTCGGCGCGATGCACGCGCTGCCGCGCGGCACTGACTGGGATGGCGGCAAGGTCGCCGACGCCATCGCCGCGGCCGACGAGTTGGTGATGGAATTGTCGCCCGCCGAACTCGCGAATGCGGGCGCCGTCTTTCAGACGCTCGCCCCGCGAACTGAGCCGCTCGCGATGGCGAAACGGCTCCCGCCGGAAGCGCTCGCCGGTTACCGCGCGCTGGAGGCCGCCGGGGGCGATTTCGGCGGCGACGCACTCGACGACTGGGCGGTGATGGTGATGATGGGCCAGCGGGTGGCGCAAAAGGCCGAGCTTGATTCGTCGAACGGCGTCGAAACGCGCCTGACCGCGCGATTCAAGGACGCGCGAAAGCGAATTGGCGGCCTAGAGACGGCGCAGGAACAGATCATGTTCTTCGAAACGCTCGACCCGGCGACGCAGCGCACGCTCCTGACCCGCGCGGCCGAGAAGGCGGGCAATGCCGTGAAAGACGTCGGCGCCCTCACTACTGCGTGGGGCCGCGGCGATGTCGCGGCGCTGGAACGGGTCATCAACGAAGATGTCGATGCCGTCCCCGCAGCGCGCAAGGCGATCCTCACCGACCGCAACCGGCGCTGGAGCCTATGGGTGCAAAAGCGGCTGGAGCAGCCCGGCACGGTACTGATGGCAGTCGGCGCGGGGCATCTGGTTGGGTCCGACGGCGTGCCCGCGATGCTTGAGGCCGAAGGGCTGAAGGTCACGCGCGTACAATAA